The window TGTCCGGATCGAGTTCCACGAAGAAGCCGAACGGATTCGCTTTCAGGATCTTGCCCTCGACCACCTGGCCGATGCGGTACTTGTCCGCGACGGTCTTCCAGGGATCCTCGAGCAGTTTCTTCATGGAGAGGAAGATCTTGGAGCCTTCGATGCCGATGATCTCGGCCTTGATGGTGTCGCCGACCTTCAGGAGGTCGCGCGGATGATCGATGCGCTGCCAGGCGATCTCGGAGATGTGGACCAGGCCCTCGAGGATGTCGAACTTGACGAAGGCGCCGAAGTCCGCGAGCGCGCTGACCTCGCCCGTGATGGTGTCGCCGATCTTGTATTTGGAGATGACGTTGCGCTGCTTCTCTTCCCAGACGGCTTTTTCGGAGACGATCAGTTTCTCTTCAGCCTCGTTGATGTCGATGACCTTGACCTCGAGCTCGCGGCCGACGAAGGTCTTGAGCTTGTCGAAGATCTTGGACTTGTCGCCGCCCGCGACGCGCGGATAGTTATCCGGCGAGAGCTGCGACACCGGCAGGAAAGCCGGCAGGTGGTTGATGCGGACGAGGAGGCCGCCTTTGCTGGCCTCGGTCACTTTGACGGCGATGATCTCGCCGGAGCGGAAGAGTTCCTGCATCTGGTCCCAGGCCTTGCGGTGTCCGGCGAAACGGAAAGAGAGCTCAACCTCGCCGTTCTCGTTCTCGAGTTCGACGACGGTCGCCTCGGCCTCATCGCCGGCCTTGACCTCGGAATAATCCTGGGACGGGTCGGTCAGTTCGCGGCCGCGCACGACGCCCGTGCGGTAGCCCTCGATCTCGACGCGGACCTCGTTCTTGGTAACGGAAATGATCTTGCCTTTGACGACATCGCCGGCTTTCGGGATGTTCAGGAAGGTCTTGTCAGCCAGCAGGGTGGCGAGCTCGCCAACCGGCTTCTTGTCAGCGGAATCAGCTGTCATATTTATTATCGATGAATTAGATCGTTGTTAGCCCTCCGTATTTAAATGGACGGAAAGCCCCGCCGTGGCGGGTATATATATAGAATAGGGAGATTATAATGATGAGCCGCGGTTTTGACAAGGGGGTGGGGGGGGGTAGGGGGGGCTTATTTGAGAGTGTGGGAGTGCGGGAGAGACGGAGTCATGGAGTTGCGGAGAGACGGAGTCGGGGCTTTTACCTGACTCCGTCTCCTCGTATCTCCGTCACATTGCTCCCTGACTTCGTCTCTCCCCCAACTCCGCCACGTCGTTCGCGAACGACGTGGCTCCGTCTCTCCCTGACTCCTCAACTCCCTAACCCCCTCACTTTTCAGCCCCAAGTCTGCTACAATAAATGTATCAGAGCATCTTATGGCCACTAAAGCTCCGCGCCATCCTCATACCTACACGCTGGATCTTTTCGATTTGGCCCTTGATCGGTTGCCGCCGACTTTTGCGGGGGAGGCCAAAGACAAGTACCGCGAGCGTCTGGCGTATTTTCGCGCTCATCCGGAAGTCGGCTACGACGAGATCATGAAGACCATCGCCGCGCTCGGCAAGGAATCGTGGCCTCATCGCAAGGCCTATGAGGATCTTTACGCGGTCTATGGCCGTCCGTCGGAAGAGTCGCACCTGCTCGACAATCTCGATCAGGCCGTGCGCCAAAAATTTGAAACTTTCATTCACGAAGGCGGCAAGATCAATCACATCGAGTCGGCGAAGTCCGCCGACGATCTGCACCAAGCGTCGCCTTTCGAGCGCTACTTCGCGCCTGAGGAAAAATTCGCCATCCAGCAAGCCCTGCTTCTCGCCCGCGAGGCGGCCCGCAAGGAGATCAACGAGCTCGTGGTCGGCAAGAAAAAATACGATTACGACCGGCTGGTGGAACAGTATCGCGGCTTGCGGCAGCGGCTTGAGGGCCAGGTCGTCGAGCTGAAAAATTTGGCTGAAGTCAGCGAAAAATGGCGGCCGGATATCATGGACAAAGTGCGTCTGCTCGAGGAGGGCTGGTCGGTCGTCGAATCCGGCATCAGCGAGCAGGTTGTCGCGAGCGAACTGGATTACTGGAAGGGCGTGTTGCAGACGTTTTTGCATGCGTGAGGGAGTTGGGGAGTGCGGGAGAGATGGAGTCAGGGAGGGCGGGGTTTACCCCGCTTTTTGATAGCTTCAAGAAACATCTTTTTATTGACTCCCGCATTTCTGCACTCCGTCTCTCCCTGACTCCGTCTCTCCCGCACTCCGTCTCTGTTAATCACTAGCCAATAGCCGTGCGTCATGGTAATCTTTTGGCTGCTAAGAAGGCGCTGTTACGGTGCCGCTCAGGTAGTTTTATGGTCATAACTTGGTACGGCCTGTCTTGTTTCAAGATCCAGGAACAGGCCCGCGATCACGAGGTCTCGATACTCACCGACCCCTACGTTCCGGAGGATGGCAAGAAGCTGCCGCGCGAGATCGCGGCCGATGTCGTCACTTCGAGCCACGACCACCCGCGTCATAATAATTTCGCGGCGGTCGCCGGCAAACCGTTCCTCATCGACGGTCCGGGGGAATACGAGGTCAAGGAAGCTTTCGTCACCGGCGTGGGCACTTTTCATGATCTGGTCGAAGGCAAGGAGAAGGGCCGGAATACGATGTACTACATCACCGTCGGCGGACTGCACCTGCTGCATCTCGGAGATCTGAAACACAAACTCACCGAGAAGCATCTCGAAGAATTCCACAACATCGACATCTTGTTCGTCCCAGTCGGCGGCGGCGACGTCCTCGCGGCCAAAGAAGCGGCCGATGTCGTCGGCCAGATCGAACCGCGGATCATCATCCCGATGCATTACCGCTCCGGCAAACTGGGCGACAAACTCGATGCCGTCGAGCCGTTCCTGAAAGCGATGGGCGCGGCCAAGAGCGAGCCGGTCTCCAAATTCAAACTCACGGACAAGGAATTGCCCCAGGAAGAGATGCGGGTCGTCCTGCTCGAGATGCAATGAGTATGACCGAACGGCAGTCAGTCGTGCATCAGCTCGATAACAAGGCGGCGCCGGCAGTTCCGGCAGCCGACGGATCCGCGGAGAAGAAACAGCGGATCCTGTGGCTCGCGGTCGGCAGTCTGACCGCCGTCATCATCCTCTTGTGGCTGCTGCTCTTACCGCTGCAGATCAAGCAGTTCAGTCTCGGTTCCCTGAGCGGCCTGGCGGATCGGTGGCGGGTCGTGCGCGAGGAGAATCAACCGCCGGCGTCTTTCCGCGACGCTTTGAACCGGCTTCACGACCGCCTGGTCGAGTCGTCGGCCCAGGATCAGGCGGCTGCGCCCGCTGGCGAGACCTCCGCGACCACCGCGGAAGTCGTCCGGCTCCGTGAAAAGTTAGAAACGATCAGCGAGAACACCTTAATCTCCCTCGAAAATGCCGCGCCCCAAGATCAAGGCACCAAATAACAAGAAGCAGCAGGAACAACTGCCGCTCGCCGACCAGATCGGCAAGATCGAGAACCGCTCCATCACCGAAGAGATCCAGGAGTCTTTCTTGGATTACGCGATGTCGGTCATCATCGACCGCGCCTTGCCTGACGTCCGCGACGGCATGAAGCCGGTCCATCGCCGCATCCTTTACGCCATGTGGAACATGGGCCTCAAGGCCGGTTCGAAGTTCCGCAAGTCAGCCACTGTTGTCGGCGAAGTGCTCGGCAAATATCATCCGCACGGCGACGCCGCGGTCTACGAGACGCTCGTCCGTCTGGCCCAGGATTTCTCGCTGCGCTATCCGCTCGTGTGGGGCCAGGGCAACTTCGGTTCGCTCGACGGCGATTCGGCCGCCGCCATGCGCTACACCGAGTGTAAACTGGCGTCGATCTCCGACACCATGCTCGCGGACATCGACAAGGATACCGTGCCGTTCGGCCCGAACTACGATGGCTCGCTCAAGGAACCGCACGTGCTGCCGGCGCTTTTGCCCAACCTGCTGCTGAACGGCACCGTCGGCATCGCCGTCGGCATGGCCACCAATATCCCGCCGCACAATCTCAGTGAGCTTTGCGACGCCATCGCCCGCTTGCTCGACCAGCCCGATTGCACGGTCGAGGATCTCATGGAGCACGTCAAAGGTCCGGATCTGCCGACGGGCGGCATCATTTACGACCAGCGCGACATCGCCCAGACCTATGCCACCGGCAAGGGCGGCATCGTCATGCGCGCCAAGACCGAGATCATCGA is drawn from Patescibacteria group bacterium and contains these coding sequences:
- a CDS encoding MBL fold metallo-hydrolase; this translates as MVITWYGLSCFKIQEQARDHEVSILTDPYVPEDGKKLPREIAADVVTSSHDHPRHNNFAAVAGKPFLIDGPGEYEVKEAFVTGVGTFHDLVEGKEKGRNTMYYITVGGLHLLHLGDLKHKLTEKHLEEFHNIDILFVPVGGGDVLAAKEAADVVGQIEPRIIIPMHYRSGKLGDKLDAVEPFLKAMGAAKSEPVSKFKLTDKELPQEEMRVVLLEMQ
- a CDS encoding S1 RNA-binding domain-containing protein; the protein is MTADSADKKPVGELATLLADKTFLNIPKAGDVVKGKIISVTKNEVRVEIEGYRTGVVRGRELTDPSQDYSEVKAGDEAEATVVELENENGEVELSFRFAGHRKAWDQMQELFRSGEIIAVKVTEASKGGLLVRINHLPAFLPVSQLSPDNYPRVAGGDKSKIFDKLKTFVGRELEVKVIDINEAEEKLIVSEKAVWEEKQRNVISKYKIGDTITGEVSALADFGAFVKFDILEGLVHISEIAWQRIDHPRDLLKVGDTIKAEIIGIEGSKIFLSMKKLLEDPWKTVADKYRIGQVVEGKILKANPFGFFVELDPDIHGLAHVSELTRKPVRDLSEIAKPGETLKFMIVSVEPEQHRLGLSLKALEDQPIEKKEKKLGKEDAGEETPADAEAEGEKAAE